One genomic window of Camelina sativa cultivar DH55 chromosome 5, Cs, whole genome shotgun sequence includes the following:
- the LOC104784596 gene encoding LOW QUALITY PROTEIN: probable receptor-like protein kinase At2g47060 (The sequence of the model RefSeq protein was modified relative to this genomic sequence to represent the inferred CDS: deleted 1 base in 1 codon), whose product MSCFGCCEEDDMHKAADYGGHHNTAKHFPGNDARHQASETAQKGAPIVKVQPIEVPTIPATELEEATDDFGSTSLIGEGSYGRVYYGVLNNDQPAAIKKLDSNKQPDNEFLAQVSMVSRLKHDNFVQLLGYCVDGNSRILAYEFAKNGSLHDILHGRKGVKGAQPGPVLSWYQRVKIAVGAARGLEYLHEKANPHIIHRDIKSSNVLLFEDDVAKIADFDLSNQAPDMAARLHSTRVLGTFGYHAPEYAMTGQLNAKSDVYSFGVVLLELLTGRKPVDHRLPRGQQSLVTWATPKLSEDKVKQCVDARLGGDYPPKAVAKLAAVAALCVQYEADFRPNMSIVVKALQPLLNARAVVAPGEGVH is encoded by the exons ATGAGTTGCTTCGGCTGTTGCGAGGAAGATGATATGCATAAAGCTGCTGATTATGGTGGCCACCACAACACTGCCAAACACTTTCCAG GAAATGATGCAAGGCATCAAGCTTCTGAAACTGCGCAAAAGGGCGCTCCTATTGTGAAGGTGCAGCCTATTGAAGTACCTACTATCCCTGCTACTGAACTCGAGGAAGCAACAGATGATTTTGGTTCCACTTCTCTCATCGGTGAAGGCTCCTATGGAAGAGTTTATTACGGAGTTTTGAACAATGATCAGCCTGCagctatt aaaaaattggattctAATAAACAGCCTGACAATGAGTTCCTTGCCCAG GTTTCCATGGTTTCTAGGCTGAAACATGATAACTTTGTTCAACTTCTTGGTTACTGTGTTGATGGGAATTCACGGATACTTGCTTATGAGTTTGCCAAAAATGGATCTCTTCATGATATTCTTCATG GGAGGAAAGGTGTGAAGGGAGCACAGCCAGGTCCTGTCTTGTCCTGGTATCAACGAGTGAAAATTGCAGTTGGAGCTGCAAGAGGGCTTGAGTACTTGCATGAAAAAGCAAATCCTCACATCATTCACCGCGACATTAAATCCAGCAATGTCCTGCTCTTTGAAGACGATGTTGCCAAAATTGCTGACTTTGATCTCTCTAATCAAGCTCCTGATATGGCAGCTCGCCTTCATTCCACCCGTGTTCTTGGAACTTTCGGTTATCATGCCCCTGA ATATGCAATGACCGGACAACTAAATGCCAAGAGTGATGTCTACAGCTTCGGGGTTGTCTTACTTGAACTTCTTACAGGTCGAAAACCTGTTGATCATAGATTACCTAGAGGCCAACAGAGTTTAGTCACATGG GCTACACCTAAACTGAGCGAAGACAAGGTTAAACAATGCGTTGATGCAAGACTTGGAGGCGATTACCCTCCAAAAGCTGTTGCTAAG TTAGCCGCGGTTGCTGCGTTGTGTGTGCAATATGAAGCGGATTTTAGGCCGAATATGAGTATTGTTGTCAAAGCTCTTCAACCTCTGTTGAATGCTCGAGCTGTAGTAGCTCCAGGCGAAGGAGTACATTAG
- the LOC104784597 gene encoding probable pectinesterase/pectinesterase inhibitor yields MNTPIKLAFLILCISLTATAFIVPEKRDAVTPEHLKAVDGICSVVQDKRLCSITLRGVPSNDPAVLVRYLATAAETSVKKGLKFLEGIKPKYKGNAFATTCITGCEKQLHNALEDFADFWKAAGKNLSSMADNYFTCKKKMTSIFTYHSTCLDDIYDKTLHKVVEGGIGLGKRMSGESVDVFAGMGKVFNTFNIKTKLNQQETDALLPPPLSFYYY; encoded by the coding sequence atgaacactCCAATAAAACTCGCCTTTCTCATTCTCTGCATCTCCCTCACCGCAACCGCATTCATAGTTCCAGAAAAACGCGACGCCGTTACACCAGAACACCTAAAGGCCGTCGATGGAATCTGCAGCGTTGTGCAAGACAAACGTCTATGTAGCATTACCCTAAGAGGCGTCCCAAGCAATGATCCAGCCGTTTTGGTCCGTTACTTAGCCACGGCCGCTGAAACGTCCGTTAAAAAGGGTTTGAAGTTCCTCGAAGGGATCAAACCTAAATACAAAGGAAACGCCTTTGCCACAACTTGCATCACCGGCTGTGAAAAACAGCTACACAACGCCTTGGAAGACTTTGCAGATTTCTGGAAAGCCGCAGGAAAAAACTTATCGAGCATGGCTGACAACTACTTCACatgtaagaagaagatgacttcTATCTTCACTTACCATTCCACTTGTCTCGATGATATTTACGACAAGACGTTACACAAAGTGGTCGAAGGAGGGATTGGGCTTGGGAAAAGAATGAGTGGTGAGTCAGTGGATGTGTTCGCTGGAATGGGCAAAGTCTTTAACACTTTCAACATTAAGACAAAACTTAACCAGCAAGAGACCGATGCCTTGCTCCCACCACCATTGTCCTTTTATTactattga